One window of the Benincasa hispida cultivar B227 chromosome 3, ASM972705v1, whole genome shotgun sequence genome contains the following:
- the LOC120074135 gene encoding ABC transporter F family member 4: MEDGMAEEHPPNFIQQRGDEEEQEKLSGFLRNFISNMVSAEGSEEKKAEQGDGEDGEKSSGFLKNLISNMVSAEESEEKTEEEEEGKTNGFLKNFISNMVSGEDIEEKTEEEEEGKTNGFLKNFISNMVSGEETEEKTEEEEEGKTNGFLKNFISNMVSGEEREEKTEEEEEEGKEHGLLKNFMSNRVHAEESEEETEDKQEEEEEKGGGLLRNFISNMVSAEGNEDEEKEEEDVMISEKTGEGERDKSGGSELVEEKGGGGGGIIYNIVSHLPASLQGDAVTTTDEAAILIHSIIHE, encoded by the exons ATGGAAGACGGAATGGCAGAGGAACATCCTCCGAACTTCATTCAACAACGAGGAGATGAAGAAGAGCAGGAAAAGTTGAGTGGGTTTCTGAGGAATTTTATTTCTAACATGGTGTCTGCAGAGGGAAGTGAAGAAAAGAAAGCAGAACAAGGAGATGGAGAAGATGGCGAAAAGTCAAGTGGGTTTCTGAAGAATTTAATTTCGAACATGGTCTCTGCAGAGGAGAGTGAAGAAAAaacagaggaagaagaagaaggaaagacgAATGGGTTTCTGAAGAATTTCATCTCGAACATGGTCTCTGGAGAGGATATCGAAGAAAAaacagaggaagaagaagaaggaaagacgAATGGGTTTCTGAAGAATTTCATCTCGAACATGGTGTCTGGAGAGGAAACGGAAGAAAAaacagaggaagaagaagaaggaaagacgAATGGGTTTCTGAAGAATTTCATCTCGAACATGGTTTCTGGAgaggaaagggaagaaaaaacagaggaagaagaagaagaaggaaaggaacATGGGCTTCTGAAGAATTTCATGTCGAACAGAGTACATGCAGAGGAGAGTGAAGAAGAAACAGAGGacaaacaagaagaagaagaagagaagggaGGTGGGTTACTGAGGAATTTCATTTCAAACATGGTATCTGCAGAGGgaaatgaagatgaagaaaaagagGAGGAAGATGTTATGATTTCTGAGAAAACAGGGGAAGGGGAAAGAGATAAAAGCGGCGGCTCTGAGTTAGTTGAAGAAAAGGGCGGCGGCGGAGGAGGCATTATATACAACATTGTCTCCCACTTGCCTGCTTCACTTCAAG GTGATGCAGTGACCACAACAGATGAAGCTGCGATTCTGATTCACTCTATTATCCATGAATGA
- the LOC120073594 gene encoding uncharacterized mitochondrial protein AtMg00820-like: MKEELTAMESKKTWSIVSLPKDHHSIGCKWVYKVKHKDDGSIEHYKTRLVAYYTQQEELDYIETFSPVTKLVTVKVLLTVTASLNWLLIQLDANNAFLHGGLFEQVYMDLPLGYIHNVVANNGERLV; encoded by the coding sequence ATGAAGGAAGAGTTAACTGCCATGGAAAGTAAAAAAACATGGTCGATTGTTTCCTTACCCAAAGACCATCATTCAATAGGTTGTAAATGGGTATATAAGGTTAAACATAAAGATGATGGGTCAATAGAACATTATAAAACTCGATTGGTAGCATATTACACTCAACAGGAAGAGTTAGATTATATTGAAACGTTCTCTCCTGTCACCAAGCTTGTTACAGTGAAAGTTCTATTGACTGTTACTGCCTCTCTCAATTGGCTATTGATTCAACTAGATGCCAACAATGCATTTCTACATGGTGGCCTCTTTGAACAAGTATACATGGATCTTCCTTTGGGATATATACACAATGTAGTTGCTAATAATGGAGAGCGTCTAGTTTAG
- the LOC120074650 gene encoding uncharacterized protein LOC120074650 isoform X2, translating to MGQLGRWSAAVTVLFGVLLLSSPPLSSSEKVTVSVYYEALCPFCANFVVYHLVKLFENGLISAVNLRMIPWGNAWIQPDGAFSCQHGPDECMLNTIEACTISIYPDTPTKCSLNKTMLLKLLTSTRLTNLFHGSLSMVTLSKRTTKTSWPTFAKLTKAVLHQKLASLYSSTTTNTWKMPMEEVKSVMQLQRETQHFKRGQGEISRSNQPEY from the exons ATGGGTCAACTTGGACGGTGGTCCGCCGCCGTGACGGTTCTGTTTGGTGTGTTGCTGTTGTCGTCGCCGCCGCTGTCGTCGTCTGAAAAAGTAACAGTATCAGTGTATTATGAAGCTCTCTGCCCTTTCTGTGCCAACTTCGTGGTTTACCATTTGGTGAAGCTTTTTGAAAATGGATTAATCTCCGCCGTCAATCTCCGGATGATCCCTTGGGGCAACGCCTGGATCCAGCCCGACGGTGCCTTCTCTTGTCAG CATGGACCAGATGAATGCATGTTGAACACCATTGAGGCTTGCACGATTTCAATTTACCCCGATAca CCAACGAAATGCAGCTTGAACAAAACTATGCTTCTGAAACTACTCACCTCAACCCGCCTCACCAATTTGTTCCATGGGTCATTGTCAATGGTCACCCTCTCCAAGAG GACTACCAAAACTTCATGGCCTACATTTGCAAAGCTTACGAAGGCAGTGCTGCACCAGAAGCTTGCCAGTCTATACAGCTCGACGACCACCAATACGTGGAAAATGCCAATGGAGGAAGTCAAGTCTGTTATGCAACTACAACGAGAAACTCAACATTTTAAACGTGGGCAAGGAGAGATCTCAAGATCAAACCAGCCAGAATATTAG
- the LOC120074651 gene encoding kinetochore protein SPC24 homolog: MGDFVSESNIEAFISFADDLVALLKDPFDVQDLNQCLEHFKALQSSCDDDFSSVQSLVQDYEKKIKACQQKTEEAKANTVTDDEMVILEKELDEEVGKGHLLMEEIRLVTNEINELERQRISIQERKQAMKKLEQQELWAQRKLSMYASVTDIIPNMDDQSKISGHIVDRDKRIVQEFEFDSTKISSFDICNGIWNMINSP, encoded by the exons GACGATCTAGTAGCACTGTTAAAGGATCCATTTGATGTTCAAGACTTGAATCAATGTCTCGAACATTTCAAGGCCCTTCAATCTTCTTGTGACGATGATTTCAGTAGTGTTCAAAGTTTAGTTCAAG ATTATGAGAAGAAAATTAAGGCATGCCAGCAGAAAACAGAAGAGGCGAAAGCCAACACTGTTACAGATGATGAAATGGTGATTCTTGAGAAGGAACTCGATGAGGAGGTTGGGAAAGGGCATTTGCTCATGGAAGAGATTAG ATTGGTCACCAATGAGATTAATGAACTAGAACGCCAGAGGATTTCCATTCAAGAAAGGAAGCAGGCGATGAAGAAACTTGAGCAACAAGAACTTTGGGCTCA GCGGAAGCTTTCAATGTATGCTTCAGTCACTGATATAATACCAAACATGGACGATCAGTCTAAAATTTCTGGCC ATATTGTGGACAGAGATAAACGGATTGTGCAAGAGTTCGAATTCGACTCGACTAAGATATCTTCTTTTGATATATGCAATGGCATTTGGAATATGATTAATTCTCCATAG
- the LOC120074650 gene encoding gamma-interferon-responsive lysosomal thiol protein isoform X1: MGQLGRWSAAVTVLFGVLLLSSPPLSSSEKVTVSVYYEALCPFCANFVVYHLVKLFENGLISAVNLRMIPWGNAWIQPDGAFSCQHGPDECMLNTIEACTISIYPDTEKHFRFIHCVEGLTVQNRHNEWTKCFDIAKLSAIPIDCYRNGHGKMLEQNYASETTHLNPPHQFVPWVIVNGHPLQEDYQNFMAYICKAYEGSAAPEACQSIQLDDHQYVENANGGSQVCYATTTRNSTF; the protein is encoded by the exons ATGGGTCAACTTGGACGGTGGTCCGCCGCCGTGACGGTTCTGTTTGGTGTGTTGCTGTTGTCGTCGCCGCCGCTGTCGTCGTCTGAAAAAGTAACAGTATCAGTGTATTATGAAGCTCTCTGCCCTTTCTGTGCCAACTTCGTGGTTTACCATTTGGTGAAGCTTTTTGAAAATGGATTAATCTCCGCCGTCAATCTCCGGATGATCCCTTGGGGCAACGCCTGGATCCAGCCCGACGGTGCCTTCTCTTGTCAG CATGGACCAGATGAATGCATGTTGAACACCATTGAGGCTTGCACGATTTCAATTTACCCCGATAca GAAAAACATTTCAGATTCATCCATTGTGTTGAGGGATTGACAGTGCAAAACAGACACAATGAATGGACAAAATGTTTTGACATTGCCAAGTTGAGTGCTATACCAATAGATTGCTACAGAAATGGGCATGGGAAAATG CTTGAACAAAACTATGCTTCTGAAACTACTCACCTCAACCCGCCTCACCAATTTGTTCCATGGGTCATTGTCAATGGTCACCCTCTCCAAGAG GACTACCAAAACTTCATGGCCTACATTTGCAAAGCTTACGAAGGCAGTGCTGCACCAGAAGCTTGCCAGTCTATACAGCTCGACGACCACCAATACGTGGAAAATGCCAATGGAGGAAGTCAAGTCTGTTATGCAACTACAACGAGAAACTCAACATTTTAA